Proteins found in one Zea mays cultivar B73 chromosome 1, Zm-B73-REFERENCE-NAM-5.0, whole genome shotgun sequence genomic segment:
- the LOC103637697 gene encoding replication factor C subunit 5, which translates to MPCQCPDTPPRQPPALWLPSYITTDMETPSPGATLSAVIAEDRRREARRRQGGFGQGGLLPYLVPACGRPAGQRGGRPLHSELMVKLHRWGATFLPKGGGAVARELEEPCRAPSPPPRPRPSFTPAASAAEPEVVPRHEAPAVSVVPTTGPSREREEPAAGSEAIAEADMSAGESAGSSDHQATPVVTVAGGSGGTWLRASPKTRARSPSLQTDSDESPRPLADSAALPVVADDKYVWADKYRPNVLNEFICNKTVAAELYQLVVAHQCRHFIFEGPPAVGKRSMVLALIRDAFGPHDLKIEEQTKRFELKGEIRKHIDVRVKTSEHHVEVSLADLHGYEKYIITTLLSESIPSPSSVCDHTNCRVIVIHDADKLSFDLQHYIGWFLGRYAGCNKIIFCCSDASNLEAIKHLCKVVTLQPPSFDEIINVLEYIATQESIDLPRDLARRITVGANNNLRQTIRSFEATWKANYPFIDGQVILTGWEEEISNVASNIMEEPSPKQLFLVRGKIRKMIEHDVSPHFIFSHLVAELKRDKDEDFQHSVDELASDLNHFQDSKGQCKGNKSREANFKTRYMNIEGFTAEAHDHGETIQCFIKIEEFTVRFLSFYRSLVAKNSNRGSAQ; encoded by the exons ATGCCATGCCAGTGCCCAGACACACCGCCGCGTCAACCTCCCGCTCTCTGGCTCCCAAGTTACATCACCACGGACATGGAAACCCCCTCGCCGGGCGCCACGCTCTCCGCGGTGATCGCCGAGGACCGCCGCCGGGAGGCTCGCCGCCGCCAGGGGGGCTTCGGGCAGGGCGGTCTCCTCCCGTACCTCGTCCCGGCTTGCGGGCGTCCGGCCGGCCAGAGGGGCGGCAGGCCGCTGCACTCTGAGCTCATGGTAAAACTGCACCGCTGGGGCGCCACTTTCCTGCCCAAGGGCGGCGGCGCCGTCGCGCGCGAACTCGAGGAGCCGTGCCGCGCGCCAAGCCCGCCGCCACGGCCTAGACCATCATTCACACCGGCTGCATCGGCGGCGGAGCCGGAGGTGGTGCCGCGCCACGAGGCGCCCGCCGTGAGTGTCGTCCCCACGACGGGGCCttcgagggagagagaggagccgGCGGCGGGATCCGAAGCCATTGCCGAAGCGGACATGTCCGCCGGCGAGAGCGCGGGGAGCAGCGACCACCAGGCGACGCCGGTCGTTACCGTCGCGGGAGGAAGTGGGGGAACCTGGCTCAGAGCTTCGCCCAAGACGAGAGCGAGGTCTCCGTCACTGCAGACGGACAGCGACGAGTCCCCTCGGCCCCTCGCCGACTCCGCCGCATTGCCCGTGGTGGCCGACGACAAGTACGTGTGGGCGGACAAGTACCGGCCCAATGTCCTCAACGAGTTCATCTGCAACAAGACCGTCGCCGCCGAGCTCTACCAGCTG GTTGTTGCACACCAGTGCAGACATTTCATCTTTGAAGGCCCGCCGGCGGTTGGGAAGAGAAGCATGGTACTGGCACTTATAAGGGATGCTTTTGGCCCCCATGATCTCAAG ATAGAGGAACAGACAAAGAGATTTGAGCTGAAG GGAGAAATTAGAAAGCACATCGATGTCAGAGTGAAGACCTCTGAGCATCATGTGGAGGTGAGCTTGGCTGATTTACATGGCTACGAGAAGTACATCATAACCACTCTGTTGAGTGAATCCATCCCATCACCAAGCTCAGTTTGTGACCATACTAACTGCAGAG TGATTGTTATCCATGATGCTGATAAGCTCTCGTTTGATCTTCAACATTATATTGGTTGGTTTTTGGGGAGGTATGCCGGGTGCAACAAAATCATTTTCTGCTGTTCTGATGCTTCTAATCTTGAAGCCATTAAGCATCTCTGTAAGGTTGTGACTCTTCAACCACCTTCATTTGACGAG ATAATAAATGTTCTAGAGTACATTGCAACGCAAGAGAGCATTGATTTGCCTCGTGATCTTGCTAGAAGAATTACAGTCGGCGCAAACAATAATCTCCGACAGACAATACGCTCTTTTGAAGCTACTTGGAAGGCAAA CTACCCGTTCATAGACGGTCAAGTTATTTTgacaggatgggaagaagaaatcTCTAATGTGGCCAGCAATATCATGGAGGAGCCAAGTCCAAAGCA ACTGTTTCTTGTCCGGGGAAAGATCAGAAAAATGATTGAACATGATGTGTCACCTCATTTCATTTTCTCT CACCTGGTCGCGGAACTGAAAAGGGACAAGGATGAAGACTTCCAGCACAGCGTTGATGAATTGGCCTCGGACTTGAACCAT TTTCAAGATTCCAAAGGGCAGTGCAAAGGAAACAAATCACGGGAGGCAAACTttaaaacgaggtatatgaacatagAAGGTTTTACCGCTGAGGCTCATGACCATGGTGAAACCATCCAATGCTTCATAAAAATTGAAG AATTCACCGTAAGGTTCCTGAGCTTCTACAGATCTCTAGTGGCAAAAAACTCGAATAGAGGCAGTGCTCAATGA
- the LOC103637698 gene encoding RING-H2 finger protein ATL8 — translation MDTVVVTAARRLLGNATHDHRAHHGGAASSPRPGAASAPVRPPPREPFPMLLPVFILFVLLLCFLSIFLLRDLLHFLSLWLRRRRRLRADADAASDATPDTHASHKPAGLDPAVLATFPTVRWFEETHRPASGQAECAVCLSEFAAGDAVRLLTVCRHAFHTACIDSWLGAHTTCPVCRSELDAPAATPRYGGGGRIAILVDDQGDGSAAVADTDHAASSPANGGVQSRPDR, via the coding sequence ATGGACACGGTCGTGGTCACGGCCGCGCGTCGCCTCCTCGGCAATGCCACCCACGACCATCGCGCCCACCACGGCGGAGCCGCGTCGTCCCCAAGGCCAGGCGCGGCGAGCGCCCCGGTGCGGCCGCCGCCGCGGGAGCCGTTCCCTATGCTGCTGCCCGTGTTCATCCTCTTCGTGCTCCTCCTCTGCTTCCTCTCCATCTTCCTCCTGCGCGACCTCCTCCACTTCCTCTCCCTCTGGCTGCGCCGCCGGCGCCGCCTCCGCGCCGATGCGGACGCCGCGTCCGACGCCACGCCGGACACGCACGCGTCGCACAAGCCGGCCGGTCTGGACCCCGCGGTCCTCGCCACGTTCCCCACGGTGCGGTGGTTCGAGGAGACGCATCGGCCCGCGTCGGGGCAGGCCGAGTGCGCGGTCTGCCTGTCGGAGTTCGCCGCGGGCGACGCGGTCCGCCTGCTCACCGTCTGCCGCCACGCGTTCCACACGGCGTGCATCGACTCGTGGCTCGGCGCACACACCACGTGCCCCGTGTGCCGCTCCGAACTGGACGCGCCGGCTGCCACGCCCCGCTACGGCGGCGGTGGACGCATCGCGATCCTGGTAGACGATCAGGGAGACGGCAGCGCGGCGGTGGCGGACACCGACCATGCGGCATCATCCCCGGCGAACGGTGGCGTGCAATCGCGCCCTGACCGATGA